In Clostridium sp. DL-VIII, the following proteins share a genomic window:
- the uxuA gene encoding mannonate dehydratase — MKMGFRWYGEGNDTVTLEQIKQIPGVETIVWALHDMAAGDEWPMEKILEVKKEADKYGFNLDVVESVNVHEDIKLGLPTRDKYIENYKRTIEKLAKVGVKVICYNFMPVFDWLRTDLFKEAEDGSTALFYEKARITDIDPMELVNKIASNPDLTMPGWEPERLKNLTQLFEAYKNVTEEDLWNNLKYFLEQIIPVAEINDIKMAVHPDDPPWSIFGLPRIVKDRNDLARLLKLVDNPYNCLTLCSGAIGSNPNNDVPAMIREFGNRIAFAHIRNVKIYDNGDFIETSHRTCDGSLDICDIVKAYHEVGFTGYARPDHGRHIWNEKCRPGYGLYDRALGIMYIWGIWDTLQRNK; from the coding sequence ATGAAAATGGGATTTAGATGGTACGGTGAAGGTAATGATACCGTAACACTTGAACAAATCAAACAGATTCCTGGTGTGGAAACAATTGTTTGGGCTCTTCATGATATGGCAGCTGGCGATGAATGGCCAATGGAAAAAATTCTTGAGGTAAAAAAAGAGGCTGATAAATATGGATTTAATTTAGATGTTGTTGAAAGTGTTAATGTTCATGAGGATATTAAATTAGGACTTCCAACTAGAGATAAATATATTGAAAACTACAAAAGAACAATAGAAAAGTTAGCTAAGGTTGGTGTAAAAGTAATCTGTTACAATTTTATGCCAGTATTCGATTGGTTAAGAACAGATTTATTTAAGGAAGCAGAAGATGGATCAACAGCCCTTTTTTATGAAAAGGCAAGAATTACTGATATAGATCCAATGGAATTGGTTAACAAGATAGCATCAAATCCAGATTTAACAATGCCAGGTTGGGAACCAGAAAGATTAAAGAATTTAACTCAGCTTTTTGAAGCATATAAGAATGTGACAGAAGAAGATTTATGGAATAACTTAAAGTATTTCTTAGAACAAATTATACCAGTAGCTGAAATCAATGATATTAAGATGGCAGTTCATCCGGATGATCCACCTTGGTCAATATTTGGTCTACCAAGAATCGTTAAAGACAGAAATGATTTAGCAAGATTGTTAAAGCTTGTTGATAATCCATATAATTGTCTTACTCTTTGTAGTGGTGCTATAGGTTCAAATCCTAATAATGATGTACCAGCAATGATAAGAGAATTTGGAAATAGAATTGCTTTCGCTCATATTAGAAATGTAAAGATATATGATAATGGTGATTTTATTGAAACTTCTCATAGAACTTGTGATGGTTCGCTAGATATATGTGATATAGTAAAAGCTTATCATGAAGTTGGATTTACTGGATATGCAAGACCAGACCACGGAAGACATATTTGGAATGAAAAGTGTAGACCAGGTTATGGACTTTATGATAGAGCACTTGGAATTATGTATATATGGGGAATATGGGATACACTTCAAAGAAATAAATAG
- a CDS encoding MFS transporter, protein MSNNNRKITIARGVGYGLVDLMGGGAFTIIGAFLLFFYTTFAGLTPIQGASIIAIARVVDAVASLFIGSISDNFYKTKLGKLFGRRRFFLLIGAPLMADYVLLWVTGRSYVFYLVTYLLFEIIAAMVLIPWETLPAEMTKGFDDRTKLSASRMFISATGTFLATFVPGRLIAFFGEKSSQAYFLNGLIFAIIYAICILIAHRVTWERDLTPEMEAELAKGSQSKSFGEQITGIIKVAIAYISTLKLKAFRKHLAIYICSFTAKDLFNSVFVYFCVFNLGVSSTTAANVLSLSIIGIPVTILGGIMMIKVGPSNLYKFSYTVMIICLLGFYGLYVGHLGSNIVLLFVIGTIYQVGRSLLEFTPWNVFPFIPDVDEMVTRQRREGLFAAVMTFTRKSSVALATFVLGVVLEESGFVKGQTTQSPHVVSTIANLLAIGCIGLLILALYFAITFKLNKRTHGILVDEVERLKNGGSKADVDAETKEIVENLTGYKYENVWKETTV, encoded by the coding sequence ATGTCAAATAATAATAGAAAAATTACGATAGCTAGAGGCGTTGGGTATGGATTAGTTGATTTAATGGGTGGTGGTGCATTTACCATTATCGGAGCATTTTTACTATTTTTCTACACAACATTTGCAGGATTAACACCAATTCAAGGTGCATCTATAATTGCGATTGCCAGAGTTGTGGATGCAGTTGCCAGTCTTTTTATCGGTAGTATATCTGATAACTTTTATAAGACTAAGCTTGGAAAGCTTTTTGGAAGACGTCGTTTCTTCTTATTAATTGGAGCACCTTTAATGGCAGACTATGTACTATTATGGGTGACAGGAAGAAGTTATGTATTCTACTTAGTTACATATTTACTATTTGAAATAATTGCAGCTATGGTATTAATTCCATGGGAAACATTGCCTGCTGAGATGACAAAAGGCTTTGATGATAGAACTAAATTATCTGCATCAAGAATGTTCATATCAGCAACTGGTACATTTTTAGCTACTTTTGTTCCAGGAAGATTAATAGCTTTCTTTGGTGAAAAAAGTTCACAAGCATATTTTTTAAATGGTTTAATTTTCGCTATCATTTATGCAATTTGTATATTAATAGCTCACAGAGTAACTTGGGAAAGAGATCTTACACCTGAAATGGAAGCAGAATTAGCAAAAGGTTCTCAAAGTAAGAGTTTCGGTGAACAAATAACAGGAATAATAAAAGTAGCGATAGCTTATATATCTACTTTAAAGCTTAAAGCTTTCAGAAAACACTTAGCAATTTATATATGTTCATTTACTGCTAAAGATTTATTTAATTCTGTATTTGTATATTTCTGTGTATTTAACTTAGGAGTTTCATCTACTACTGCTGCTAATGTACTTTCACTTAGTATCATTGGTATACCTGTAACAATATTAGGCGGAATCATGATGATTAAGGTTGGTCCAAGTAACTTATATAAATTCTCTTATACAGTTATGATTATATGTCTATTAGGATTTTATGGACTTTATGTAGGTCATTTAGGATCAAATATTGTATTATTATTTGTAATTGGTACTATTTATCAAGTTGGAAGAAGCTTATTAGAATTTACTCCATGGAATGTATTCCCTTTCATCCCTGATGTTGATGAAATGGTTACAAGACAAAGAAGAGAAGGACTTTTCGCAGCAGTTATGACTTTTACTAGAAAGAGTAGTGTTGCTTTAGCTACATTTGTTCTAGGAGTTGTATTAGAAGAAAGCGGATTTGTAAAAGGTCAAACAACTCAATCACCACATGTAGTATCAACTATAGCAAATCTTTTAGCAATTGGATGCATAGGTTTACTTATATTAGCATTATATTTCGCAATAACATTCAAACTTAATAAAAGAACACATGGTATATTAGTTGATGAAGTTGAGAGATTAAAAAATGGCGGATCAAAGGCTGATGTTGATGCAGAAACAAAAGAAATTGTTGAAAATCTTACTGGTTATAAATATGAAAATGTATGGAAAGAAACTACAGTATAA
- a CDS encoding mannitol dehydrogenase family protein: MSNTKMVLSKESIKNSELWEKAGIEVPKFDHDKMSASTKENPTWVHFGAGNIFRGFIAMLQQELLNTGKAKSGIVAVEGYDYEIIDKIYSPYDNLSLLVVMKPDGSLEKKVVGSIGESLAGDYSREKDWNRLKEIFSNPSLQIASFTITEKGYSVKNLSKEDTTDGLEHPVSIIAKVASLAYVRYQNGQLPIAFVSMDNCSKNGAKLHNAMETMIKKWIENGLVDKGFLEYINDAKKVSFPWSMIDKITPRPSQSVKDTLEADGFESTNIVTTNKNTYIAPFVNAEGPQYLVIEDNFPNGRMPLEEAGVFLTDRETVERVETMKVTTCLNPLHTSLAVYGCLLGFNLIADEMKDPALKKLVEKIGYEEGMPVVVNPGILKPEDFIKEVVEVRLPNPYIPDTPQRIASDTSQKVGIRFGETIKAYRDRADLDPKNLKYIPLVIAGWCRYLMGIADDGNVMELSPDPLLDELKKYVDNIKLGTTEQLGDTLKPILINEEIFGVNLYDVGLGEKIEGYFTEMISGTGAVRATLEKYLECK, encoded by the coding sequence ATGAGTAACACAAAAATGGTACTAAGCAAAGAAAGTATTAAGAATAGTGAATTATGGGAAAAGGCTGGAATAGAAGTCCCAAAATTTGATCATGATAAGATGTCAGCTTCAACAAAGGAAAATCCTACTTGGGTTCATTTTGGAGCTGGAAATATATTTAGAGGCTTTATAGCAATGCTGCAGCAAGAACTTTTAAATACTGGAAAAGCAAAGTCAGGTATTGTTGCTGTAGAAGGATATGACTATGAAATTATAGATAAAATTTATTCTCCTTATGATAACTTGAGCTTACTAGTAGTTATGAAACCAGATGGCAGCTTAGAGAAGAAAGTAGTTGGAAGCATAGGCGAAAGTTTAGCTGGTGATTACTCAAGGGAAAAGGATTGGAATAGATTAAAAGAGATATTTTCAAATCCATCTCTACAAATAGCAAGCTTTACAATAACAGAAAAAGGTTATAGTGTGAAGAATTTATCAAAGGAAGATACAACAGATGGTTTAGAACATCCTGTAAGCATTATTGCTAAAGTTGCATCATTAGCATATGTAAGATATCAAAATGGACAACTGCCAATAGCTTTTGTAAGTATGGATAACTGTTCAAAAAATGGTGCGAAGCTTCACAATGCTATGGAAACAATGATAAAGAAATGGATTGAAAATGGTTTAGTTGATAAAGGTTTCCTTGAATATATCAATGATGCTAAAAAGGTATCTTTCCCTTGGAGTATGATAGATAAAATTACACCTAGACCATCTCAAAGCGTTAAGGATACATTAGAAGCAGATGGTTTTGAGAGCACTAATATTGTAACAACTAACAAAAACACTTACATTGCGCCTTTCGTAAATGCAGAAGGACCTCAATATCTTGTAATAGAAGATAATTTTCCAAATGGTCGCATGCCTTTAGAGGAAGCAGGAGTATTTTTAACAGATAGAGAAACTGTTGAAAGAGTTGAAACAATGAAGGTAACTACTTGTTTAAATCCACTACATACTTCTTTAGCAGTTTATGGATGCTTACTTGGATTTAATTTAATTGCAGATGAGATGAAGGATCCAGCTTTAAAGAAATTAGTAGAAAAGATTGGATACGAAGAAGGAATGCCAGTTGTTGTTAATCCAGGAATATTAAAACCTGAAGATTTCATTAAAGAGGTAGTTGAAGTTAGACTTCCAAACCCATATATACCTGATACACCTCAAAGAATTGCTTCAGATACATCTCAAAAAGTTGGCATAAGATTCGGAGAAACAATTAAAGCTTATAGAGATAGAGCAGATTTAGATCCTAAAAACCTTAAATATATTCCACTTGTTATTGCAGGATGGTGCAGATATTTAATGGGAATAGCTGATGATGGTAATGTAATGGAATTAAGTCCGGATCCATTATTAGATGAACTAAAGAAATATGTAGATAATATAAAATTAGGTACTACAGAACAATTAGGAGATACTCTAAAACCAATACTAATAAATGAAGAAATTTTTGGAGTAAATCTTTATGACGTAGGTTTAGGAGAAAAAATTGAAGGTTATTTCACTGAAATGATTTCTGGAACTGGTGCTGTTAGGGCGACTTTAGAAAAATATTTAGAATGTAAATAA
- a CDS encoding GntR family transcriptional regulator gives MALEVKKNTTSKTIYYTLREEIINLYLEPGTSISEKELSDKYNVSRTPVREALVRLAQEGLVQIYPQRGTIVSLIDLSAVEDGRFLREHLERAVVKEACKEFSQENILALEMNLKLQQMYIENHDDKKMFEADEEFHKIIFEGSNKKRIWNSINDGSTEFQRIRMLRLAADSSWEDILEQHKEIFDAIKNKDPQKAEEYMEEHLNMVTFDKNTVKEIYPNYFK, from the coding sequence ATGGCTTTAGAGGTTAAGAAAAATACTACAAGTAAAACTATATATTATACACTTAGGGAAGAAATCATTAATTTATATCTTGAGCCTGGTACTAGCATTTCAGAGAAAGAGCTTTCAGATAAATATAATGTGAGTAGAACCCCAGTTAGAGAGGCACTTGTTCGTTTAGCACAAGAAGGATTGGTGCAGATTTATCCCCAAAGAGGTACGATTGTCTCTTTAATTGATTTATCTGCTGTTGAAGATGGCAGATTTCTACGTGAACATTTAGAGAGAGCTGTAGTAAAAGAAGCTTGCAAGGAATTTTCACAAGAAAATATATTGGCCTTAGAAATGAATCTAAAGCTTCAGCAAATGTATATAGAAAATCATGATGATAAAAAAATGTTTGAAGCAGATGAAGAATTTCATAAGATAATTTTCGAGGGAAGCAATAAAAAAAGGATATGGAATAGCATTAATGATGGTAGTACTGAGTTTCAACGAATTCGTATGCTTAGGTTAGCGGCTGATTCTAGCTGGGAGGATATCCTTGAACAGCATAAAGAAATTTTTGATGCTATAAAGAATAAAGATCCACAAAAAGCTGAAGAATATATGGAAGAACATTTAAATATGGTTACTTTCGATAAAAATACAGTAAAAGAAATTTATCCTAATTATTTTAAGTGA
- a CDS encoding methyl-accepting chemotaxis protein: MLKNIKIINSIIMMVILSTIVSLAIAIVGYSNMKSVNNNSSAMYENALVRIMKTEEIRQTFSNVRLTVSRISSGDFNSDDVTSIDNSYTNMNKMLDDYENLSLSTLEKNNIAEFKSDSEKYYSQIKELEKGSKLYGIDLENFNQVGAEMQLFLDNLANYSSNMANTLHNDNTNLYVRSTTIFFTTFAIGFVLMLLVSYTIVVVIKKSMKEITFDLKMISNGDFSVRIDSYSKNEFGVMRESLKKTISNISLMVESVRNSTNIVNEQTTNLLGASDEMSSSTQQINAAVQEVASAANEQSNDLINVKTSLDAFADSLNQITTAINDVNSNLHNINSMAENGNSKLKFLSDSIKNVNESFDTVRNKVVSLDNHVEKVNDITNIINSIAEQTDLLALNAAIESARAGEVGKGFAVVAEEIRKLAEQSKLSASDISNLISSINKEAQVAVKTTDLGKDSLNNQSELIEDSIKSFTLIFNAIETILPRVDNVNKSIELINTEKDLIISKTLDISGVSEENAASAEEIAASVQQINLSFNEVATSAQTLSNLTSSMMNEVNKFRL; encoded by the coding sequence ATGCTGAAAAACATTAAAATTATTAATAGTATTATTATGATGGTAATTCTATCTACTATTGTATCATTAGCTATCGCTATCGTCGGATACAGCAATATGAAATCAGTTAATAATAATTCTTCAGCAATGTATGAAAACGCTTTAGTAAGAATTATGAAAACTGAGGAAATTCGACAAACATTCTCAAATGTTAGATTAACTGTTAGTCGAATATCTTCCGGCGATTTCAACTCCGATGATGTAACTTCCATAGATAACAGTTATACAAATATGAATAAAATGTTGGACGACTATGAAAATTTATCTTTAAGCACCTTAGAAAAAAATAACATAGCTGAATTTAAAAGCGATTCTGAAAAATATTATTCACAAATAAAGGAACTTGAAAAAGGAAGCAAACTCTACGGAATTGATCTTGAAAACTTTAATCAAGTTGGAGCTGAAATGCAGCTTTTTCTTGATAATTTAGCAAATTATAGCTCAAATATGGCCAATACTCTTCATAACGATAATACTAACTTATATGTTAGAAGCACTACAATTTTCTTTACTACATTTGCTATAGGATTCGTTCTTATGTTATTAGTCTCATATACTATAGTTGTTGTAATTAAGAAATCCATGAAGGAAATAACTTTTGATTTAAAAATGATTTCCAATGGGGATTTTAGTGTAAGAATAGATTCTTATTCAAAAAATGAATTTGGAGTAATGAGGGAATCCCTAAAAAAAACAATTTCAAATATATCTTTAATGGTTGAATCAGTAAGAAATTCTACAAATATCGTAAATGAACAAACAACTAATTTATTAGGTGCTTCTGATGAAATGTCATCTTCTACACAGCAAATTAACGCAGCTGTTCAAGAAGTAGCAAGTGCTGCTAACGAACAATCAAATGATTTAATAAATGTAAAAACATCTTTGGATGCTTTCGCTGATTCATTAAATCAGATAACAACGGCAATTAACGATGTAAATTCTAATCTTCATAATATCAATTCAATGGCAGAAAACGGTAATTCAAAATTAAAATTCTTATCTGATTCAATAAAGAATGTAAACGAATCTTTTGATACCGTAAGAAATAAAGTTGTTTCATTAGACAACCATGTTGAAAAAGTAAATGATATAACAAACATTATAAACTCTATTGCTGAACAGACTGATTTGTTAGCTTTAAACGCCGCTATCGAATCAGCTAGAGCAGGGGAAGTTGGTAAAGGATTTGCAGTCGTTGCAGAGGAAATCAGAAAACTTGCAGAGCAGTCTAAATTATCAGCTAGTGATATAAGCAACCTTATTTCAAGCATTAATAAAGAAGCTCAAGTTGCAGTAAAAACCACCGATTTGGGTAAAGATAGCTTAAACAATCAATCAGAGCTTATTGAAGATTCTATAAAATCCTTCACGTTGATATTTAATGCTATTGAAACTATATTACCTAGAGTCGATAATGTAAATAAATCAATTGAACTTATAAATACTGAAAAGGATCTTATAATATCTAAAACATTAGATATTTCTGGAGTTTCAGAAGAAAATGCAGCTTCAGCTGAAGAAATAGCAGCTTCTGTCCAACAAATTAATCTATCATTTAATGAAGTAGCTACTTCAGCTCAAACTCTATCAAACTTAACAAGCTCTATGATGAATGAAGTAAATAAATTTAGATTATAG
- a CDS encoding extracellular solute-binding protein has product MKKLKILNIALVVVLMGSIFTGCSSKNNTKAAKPITLNIIDVSGSMKLVGDAIDQFKAANPDLVGDIVVTNSTALEVPSLLKAQILSENVQTDLVFTGIDGLSTCINRDVIENIMPKYSDSFPNLEENYSSGAKATYDLVKGYGITYVYSPSGPLFSYNPDAVPNVPKTPDDLLAFAKANPGKFTYARPANSGPGRTFLLGLPYILGDKNPKDPKTWDKTWAYLKELDQYIDYYPAKTGTTFTELNSGKRAIVTSQLGWDINQRITGGIPSNFQGFMLNNTTLVADAQYMAMPKGLTDEQRDVTLKLMEWLMTPKMQAITYDSGYFYPGPSVKDVPLDAAPKDSQDKIKPAMRQSYDDAIKTLPTTTPLDTNNFMEALNMWDQQFGTKVKR; this is encoded by the coding sequence ATGAAAAAGTTGAAAATTTTAAACATTGCACTTGTAGTAGTCCTTATGGGCAGTATATTTACAGGCTGTAGTTCAAAAAATAACACTAAAGCTGCAAAACCTATCACCTTAAATATAATTGATGTATCTGGAAGCATGAAACTAGTCGGAGATGCAATTGATCAATTTAAAGCTGCAAATCCTGATTTAGTAGGTGATATAGTAGTTACAAATTCAACTGCGTTAGAAGTTCCATCTTTATTGAAGGCACAAATTCTATCAGAAAATGTACAAACTGATTTAGTTTTCACTGGAATTGATGGACTTTCAACATGTATTAATAGAGATGTTATTGAAAACATTATGCCGAAATACAGTGACAGCTTTCCTAACTTAGAGGAAAATTACAGTTCCGGGGCAAAAGCTACATATGACTTAGTGAAAGGTTATGGCATAACATATGTGTACTCTCCTAGCGGTCCACTTTTTAGTTATAATCCTGATGCTGTTCCAAATGTCCCTAAGACACCTGATGATCTTTTAGCTTTTGCTAAAGCTAATCCCGGCAAATTCACTTATGCAAGGCCTGCTAATTCAGGACCCGGAAGAACTTTTCTTCTTGGATTACCATACATACTAGGAGATAAAAATCCAAAGGATCCTAAAACTTGGGACAAAACATGGGCTTATCTCAAAGAACTTGATCAATACATAGATTATTACCCAGCTAAAACTGGCACTACTTTCACAGAATTGAATTCAGGAAAAAGAGCAATTGTTACAAGTCAGTTGGGTTGGGATATAAACCAAAGAATTACAGGAGGAATCCCCAGTAACTTCCAAGGTTTTATGCTCAATAATACTACACTAGTAGCAGATGCTCAATATATGGCTATGCCAAAAGGTCTTACTGATGAGCAAAGAGATGTCACCTTAAAATTAATGGAATGGCTTATGACTCCAAAAATGCAAGCTATAACATATGACAGTGGTTACTTCTACCCTGGGCCTTCTGTTAAAGATGTTCCACTTGATGCAGCACCTAAAGACAGTCAGGATAAAATAAAACCAGCCATGAGACAATCATATGACGATGCTATTAAAACTCTTCCAACCACAACACCATTGGATACAAATAACTTTATGGAAGCGTTAAATATGTGGGATCAACAATTCGGTACAAAAGTTAAAAGATAA
- the uxaC gene encoding glucuronate isomerase: MKNFMDENFLLSNDTAIELYHNYAKELPIIDYHCHIDPKEIYENKKFKNITEAWLYGDHYKWRAMRSNGADEKYITGDGSDYDKFLAWSETIPMAIGNPLYHWTHLELQRFFGIDEPLDEETAPMIWKKANELLSGEGFNVRDLILKSNVETICTTDDPTDTLEYHIKLKEDTSFNVNVLPTFRPDKGVEIKAGDFLTWVKSLGDISEININDYDKFLQALDSRIRFFNSVGCKVADHGIDGVVVYAEATKEEAAAIFTKALEGKTITSDEEKKYKTYTLRHVFKLYHELGWVLQLHIAALRSNNERMLEKIGVNTGFDSINDESIAYPLSRLLDSVDKENALPKTILYTLNPKDNYVLGTMIGNFQGEGIPGKMQFGAAWWFNDNKDGMIEQMKALANLGLLGRFVGMLTDSRSFLSYTRHEYFRRIACNLIGEWVENGEVPKNVKLLKKIVQGICYNNAKEYFGFN, from the coding sequence TTGAAGAATTTCATGGATGAAAATTTTTTATTATCTAATGATACTGCGATAGAATTATACCACAACTATGCTAAGGAACTTCCTATTATTGATTATCATTGCCACATTGATCCTAAAGAAATATATGAAAACAAAAAATTTAAAAATATAACTGAAGCATGGTTATATGGAGATCATTATAAATGGAGAGCAATGAGAAGTAATGGTGCTGATGAAAAATACATCACAGGGGACGGAAGCGATTATGATAAGTTTTTAGCTTGGTCTGAAACTATACCTATGGCAATAGGAAACCCACTTTATCATTGGACTCATTTAGAACTTCAAAGATTTTTTGGAATAGATGAACCTCTTGATGAAGAAACTGCTCCAATGATTTGGAAGAAAGCTAATGAATTACTTAGCGGAGAAGGTTTTAATGTAAGAGATTTAATTTTAAAATCAAATGTTGAAACTATATGTACAACAGATGATCCGACTGATACATTAGAATATCATATAAAGCTTAAAGAAGATACTAGTTTCAATGTAAATGTTTTACCCACTTTTAGACCTGATAAGGGTGTAGAAATAAAGGCGGGTGACTTTCTTACATGGGTAAAGTCTTTAGGAGATATATCAGAAATAAACATAAATGATTATGATAAGTTCCTACAAGCTTTAGACTCAAGAATAAGATTTTTCAATTCAGTTGGATGTAAAGTTGCAGACCATGGTATAGACGGTGTAGTAGTTTATGCGGAAGCAACAAAGGAAGAAGCAGCAGCAATATTTACTAAAGCATTGGAAGGTAAAACTATAACTTCAGATGAAGAAAAGAAATATAAGACTTACACATTAAGACATGTATTTAAACTTTATCATGAACTAGGATGGGTATTACAGCTTCATATTGCAGCACTTAGAAGCAATAATGAAAGAATGTTAGAAAAAATAGGCGTTAATACTGGTTTTGACTCAATTAATGATGAAAGTATAGCTTATCCACTTTCAAGACTTTTAGATTCAGTAGATAAAGAAAATGCTCTTCCAAAGACTATTTTATATACATTAAATCCAAAGGATAACTATGTTCTTGGAACAATGATAGGTAATTTCCAAGGTGAAGGAATTCCAGGAAAAATGCAATTTGGTGCAGCTTGGTGGTTTAATGATAATAAAGACGGAATGATTGAACAAATGAAAGCATTAGCAAATCTTGGACTACTAGGACGTTTTGTCGGAATGTTAACTGATTCTAGAAGCTTCCTGTCATATACAAGACATGAGTATTTTAGAAGAATTGCTTGTAATTTGATTGGAGAATGGGTTGAAAATGGTGAAGTTCCTAAGAATGTGAAATTGCTTAAGAAAATTGTTCAAGGTATATGTTACAACAATGCAAAAGAATATTTTGGATTTAACTAA
- a CDS encoding ISL3 family transposase codes for MQLQDITNILNLQGINVINFIYGFEDRICIEIQPTEYTQPCPCCKSFKIIRRGSSGIRRVRHLPIFQNEVILKVPKIRMSCKDCNASFSWQYSFLTGKSRYTNEFQEFIATKVPGATVIHCARTLKIPYSTVERIYKNYIDYVVPQLQAKVILESSNTNKLILGMDDFAIRKGHSYNTGIHDLRNGTLLEIIPGRKLEELRSHKTVNPELFELRPFAIVMDLAPYYHTFAKEVYPDAIRIADRFHVNSYAMEALRGVRKRISCDLTPAARTVLKRNKSVLEKRNEYLTSKEVEMLQQLLSLSPDLKAVYEWKEELIEWYDCCSSVIQATNVFDKWCKKGHSLNIPEVERALVTFENWRQEIINYHHCRYTNAAVEGRNGKIKAIQRRHYFTRNKDYYKGRILLECNNHFLTA; via the coding sequence ATGCAATTACAGGATATCACTAATATATTAAATTTACAAGGAATAAATGTTATCAATTTTATCTATGGTTTTGAAGATAGAATTTGTATTGAAATCCAACCTACAGAATATACTCAACCTTGTCCGTGCTGTAAGAGTTTTAAAATAATAAGACGAGGCTCATCTGGAATTAGAAGAGTAAGGCATCTTCCTATATTTCAAAACGAGGTAATATTAAAGGTTCCTAAAATAAGAATGTCCTGTAAGGATTGTAATGCCTCTTTTTCATGGCAATATTCATTCCTGACTGGAAAGAGTCGTTATACTAATGAATTTCAAGAGTTTATTGCAACTAAAGTACCAGGAGCAACGGTTATTCACTGTGCTAGAACATTGAAAATACCATATTCTACAGTTGAAAGAATATATAAAAATTATATTGACTATGTTGTTCCACAATTGCAAGCAAAAGTTATATTAGAAAGTTCTAACACTAACAAGCTTATACTTGGAATGGATGATTTTGCTATAAGGAAAGGACATAGTTATAATACTGGAATTCATGACCTTCGTAACGGAACATTACTTGAAATAATTCCAGGAAGAAAACTTGAAGAGCTTAGAAGTCATAAGACTGTAAATCCAGAACTTTTTGAGCTCCGACCTTTTGCTATAGTAATGGATTTGGCTCCATATTATCACACATTTGCAAAAGAAGTATACCCAGATGCTATACGTATTGCGGATAGGTTTCATGTTAATAGCTATGCTATGGAAGCTCTTAGAGGCGTAAGAAAACGCATAAGTTGTGATTTAACTCCTGCGGCACGGACAGTATTGAAAAGAAATAAATCAGTACTTGAAAAACGGAATGAATATCTTACATCAAAAGAGGTTGAGATGCTCCAGCAGTTGTTGTCATTATCACCTGACCTAAAAGCAGTATATGAGTGGAAAGAGGAACTTATTGAGTGGTATGACTGTTGTTCAAGTGTTATACAGGCAACAAATGTATTTGATAAATGGTGTAAAAAAGGACATTCACTAAATATACCTGAGGTAGAACGTGCTTTGGTTACTTTTGAAAACTGGAGACAAGAAATAATTAACTATCATCATTGTAGATATACCAATGCCGCTGTTGAAGGTAGAAACGGTAAAATTAAAGCAATTCAACGCAGACACTATTTTACAAGGAATAAAGACTACTACAAAGGAAGAATTTTATTAGAATGTAATAACCATTTCTTGACAGCTTAA